The following are from one region of the Edwardsiella tarda ATCC 15947 = NBRC 105688 genome:
- the dcuC gene encoding C4-dicarboxylate transporter DcuC, with the protein MIQVIIALLVIVVVARLILRGYKAEPVLLVAGLLLMFCTQLAGWGNVLPKGVATTGIGALDPFEVVRDLFSTRAADLGLMIMALMGFAHYMDHIGANESVVRVVTRPLRRLQSPYTLLFFSYLLASLLQLAIPSATGLAVLLMGTMFPIMLGLGLSAASAAGVIATSLGVAYTPTAIDAIRGAKAVEMDVVEYVLYHQGPAALATVLVVGICHVFWQRHCDRRAGTLPQAATQLQDDAPARSPAFYALLPMLPILMAVGSSKLFVSGINLNIVTIVMIAMALCMAIEWLRLRDFKAVCDGFSHFLKGMGQAFTGVVGLLVAAGVFAHGIKVIGAIDQVILFAEHVGLPPFAMAIVFALVTFAAAIIMGSGNAPFLAFVELIPQIASSMGANAVAMILPMQQASHMGRALSPVSGVVIAVSSGAKLSPFDVVRRTSVPLSAGFIFHTALIGLFY; encoded by the coding sequence ATGATCCAGGTGATTATCGCGCTGCTGGTGATCGTGGTGGTGGCCCGCCTGATCCTACGCGGCTATAAGGCCGAGCCGGTGCTGTTGGTGGCTGGCCTGCTGTTGATGTTCTGTACGCAGTTGGCGGGGTGGGGCAATGTGTTGCCCAAGGGCGTCGCCACCACGGGGATCGGCGCGCTCGATCCTTTCGAGGTGGTGCGTGATCTGTTTAGCACTCGCGCCGCCGATCTGGGCTTGATGATCATGGCGCTGATGGGCTTTGCCCACTATATGGATCATATCGGCGCCAATGAGTCGGTGGTACGGGTGGTGACGCGTCCTCTGCGCCGCCTCCAGTCTCCCTATACGCTGCTGTTCTTCTCCTACCTGTTGGCGAGCTTGCTGCAACTGGCCATTCCCTCGGCCACCGGGCTGGCGGTATTGCTGATGGGCACCATGTTCCCCATCATGCTGGGGTTGGGGCTCTCCGCCGCCTCGGCGGCCGGGGTGATCGCCACCTCGCTCGGCGTCGCCTATACCCCAACGGCGATCGACGCCATTCGTGGTGCCAAGGCCGTTGAGATGGATGTGGTGGAGTATGTGCTGTATCACCAGGGGCCCGCCGCCTTGGCGACGGTTCTGGTGGTGGGGATCTGCCATGTCTTCTGGCAGCGCCATTGTGATCGCCGCGCCGGTACGCTGCCGCAGGCGGCGACCCAGCTGCAAGACGATGCGCCCGCTCGCTCTCCGGCCTTTTATGCCCTGTTGCCGATGCTGCCCATCCTGATGGCGGTCGGCTCCTCCAAGCTCTTCGTCAGCGGCATCAACCTGAACATCGTCACGATCGTGATGATCGCCATGGCCCTGTGTATGGCGATTGAGTGGTTGCGTCTGCGTGACTTTAAGGCGGTATGTGACGGTTTCAGCCATTTCTTGAAGGGCATGGGGCAAGCCTTCACCGGCGTGGTTGGCCTGTTGGTCGCGGCGGGGGTCTTTGCCCACGGCATCAAGGTGATCGGCGCCATCGATCAGGTGATCCTCTTCGCTGAACATGTCGGGTTGCCGCCCTTCGCCATGGCGATCGTCTTCGCCCTGGTGACCTTTGCCGCGGCGATCATCATGGGGTCGGGTAATGCGCCCTTCCTGGCGTTCGTCGAGTTGATCCCGCAGATCGCCAGCAGCATGGGGGCCAATGCGGTGGCGATGATCCTGCCGATGCAGCAGGCCTCCCATATGGGGCGGGCGCTGTCGCCGGTGTCGGGGGTGGTGATCGCCGTCTCGAGCGGCGCCAAACTCTCCCCCTTCGATGTGGTGCGGCGTACCTCGGTGCCGCTGAGCGCCGGCTTTATCTTCCATACGGCGTTGATCGGCCTGTTCTACTGA